A genomic window from Cutibacterium acnes includes:
- a CDS encoding cell division protein SepF, with the protein MAGIGRKIASYVGIVDDRRYDEEDLPDEELTTEVYSDDGYEPSSEVTQLHHHDSNEQHGRGHKAVQHRRRSELEEPSIADINRILTVHPRNYNEARTIGEQFREGIPVIMNLTEMDDADAKRLVDFAAGLIFGLRGTIERVTSKVFLLCPRNVNVTPEDKARIASGGFFNQS; encoded by the coding sequence ATGGCAGGAATCGGCAGGAAGATTGCCTCGTACGTCGGGATCGTTGACGATCGTCGGTACGACGAGGAGGATCTTCCCGACGAGGAGCTCACCACGGAGGTCTACTCCGACGACGGGTATGAGCCATCTTCGGAGGTGACCCAGTTGCATCATCACGATTCCAATGAGCAGCACGGTCGGGGGCACAAGGCGGTTCAACACCGTCGCCGTTCGGAACTTGAGGAGCCGAGCATCGCTGACATTAACCGCATCCTGACCGTCCACCCGCGCAACTACAACGAGGCGCGGACCATCGGTGAGCAGTTCCGCGAAGGTATTCCGGTCATCATGAACCTCACTGAGATGGACGATGCAGACGCTAAACGTCTCGTCGATTTCGCTGCTGGCCTCATCTTTGGCCTGCGCGGAACCATCGAGAGGGTGACCAGCAAGGTTTTCCTGCTGTGCCCGCGCAACGTCAATGTCACTCCGGAGGACAAGGCCCGCATCGCTAGCGGCGGATTCTTCAATCAGTCTTGA
- a CDS encoding ANTAR domain-containing response regulator, with amino-acid sequence MQGITVSKPQDLTRSTSDSGAEAEHPRVVVAEDEALIRLDLVELLEEHGYEIVGQASDGEEAVRLANELEPDLIVMDVKMPKMDGITAADKIAEDRICAVVMLTAFSQRDLIKRAKEAGAMAYVVKPFDASDVIPAIEIAMARFAEIRGVEDEVMDLEERLESRKIVDQAKGILQTSLDLTEPEAFRWIQKTAMDLRKSMPEVAQGVIDHAESEK; translated from the coding sequence ATGCAAGGAATCACCGTGAGCAAGCCACAGGACCTCACTCGGTCAACCTCTGACTCGGGGGCGGAGGCGGAACATCCACGTGTCGTAGTCGCCGAGGACGAGGCTCTTATCCGTCTCGATCTCGTCGAGCTGCTCGAGGAGCATGGTTACGAGATTGTCGGCCAAGCTAGCGACGGCGAGGAGGCTGTCCGTCTTGCCAACGAGCTCGAGCCCGACCTGATCGTCATGGACGTCAAGATGCCCAAGATGGACGGCATCACTGCGGCCGACAAGATTGCCGAAGACCGTATCTGTGCTGTCGTCATGCTGACCGCTTTCTCACAGCGTGACCTCATCAAACGTGCCAAAGAAGCGGGTGCGATGGCCTACGTCGTCAAGCCTTTCGATGCTTCGGATGTCATTCCGGCTATCGAGATTGCTATGGCCCGTTTTGCCGAGATCCGCGGCGTTGAGGACGAGGTCATGGACCTGGAGGAGCGCCTCGAGTCGCGCAAGATTGTCGACCAGGCCAAGGGTATTTTGCAGACCAGCCTTGACCTTACTGAGCCAGAGGCCTTCCGGTGGATCCAGAAGACCGCCATGGATCTGCGTAAGTCAATGCCAGAGGTCGCTCAAGGAGTTATCGATCACGCCGAGAGCGAGAAGTGA
- a CDS encoding fluoride efflux transporter FluC has protein sequence MTMLWVCLAGGLGAVARFLLDSRINSRFSVPVPLGTLVINVMGSLLLGLITAAALNHLGFSQNLKEPLGTGFCGGFTTFSTASVETARAAYGCGRRVGALHCMGMAIAGVLAAILGLALGSRV, from the coding sequence ATGACGATGTTGTGGGTATGCCTGGCTGGTGGTCTTGGGGCGGTAGCGCGTTTCCTGCTTGACTCGCGCATTAACTCGCGGTTCTCGGTTCCAGTTCCGCTAGGAACCCTAGTTATCAATGTGATGGGATCGCTGTTGTTGGGGCTCATTACTGCGGCAGCTCTCAACCATCTGGGATTTTCACAGAATCTCAAAGAGCCATTGGGAACGGGCTTTTGTGGTGGGTTTACGACCTTCAGCACAGCCTCTGTCGAAACAGCGCGTGCTGCATACGGGTGCGGGAGGCGCGTGGGAGCGCTGCACTGTATGGGAATGGCGATTGCGGGAGTACTGGCAGCGATCCTGGGACTAGCCCTGGGATCACGGGTATAA
- a CDS encoding TraR/DksA family transcriptional regulator — protein MNGTHHGAGDNPRMTTESSMSDHDVEAIAASLPVRDGDEPWTADEISEIVGTLESDVQRMGTALAKAENDLADLMKQGNDGAGMDTIDVGSSQFERDQEISVTRNARAVYDQSKLALQLLDGGTWGTCESCGEPIGKARLQAFPRATMCVKCKQRQERR, from the coding sequence ATGAACGGCACACACCACGGAGCCGGGGACAATCCCCGCATGACGACGGAGAGTTCCATGTCAGACCACGATGTCGAGGCGATTGCTGCATCCCTGCCGGTGCGTGACGGCGATGAGCCGTGGACGGCCGATGAGATTAGCGAAATCGTCGGCACTCTTGAATCCGATGTTCAGAGGATGGGCACGGCCCTTGCCAAAGCCGAGAATGATCTTGCTGACCTCATGAAGCAGGGGAATGACGGTGCTGGAATGGATACCATCGACGTCGGTTCCTCTCAGTTCGAGCGCGATCAGGAGATCTCCGTCACCCGTAACGCTCGCGCTGTGTACGACCAGTCGAAGCTGGCTCTTCAACTTCTCGACGGGGGCACCTGGGGAACCTGCGAATCCTGCGGCGAGCCGATTGGAAAAGCTCGGCTGCAGGCGTTCCCGCGGGCCACCATGTGCGTCAAGTGCAAGCAGCGCCAAGAGCGTCGGTGA
- the pyk gene encoding pyruvate kinase gives MRRAKIVNTLGPAVTSHDAMKELMEAGMNIARLNMSHGDYSEHQERLDLVRSVSKELGLNVAALADLQGPKIRTGLFEKAEGESNGKIDLKIGGKFTITTDDIVGNQERVSTTFKGLPQDCKPGDVILIDDGKTVLQVDSVSGNDVNCHCTVAGPVGDHKGINLPGVAVSIPALTKKDEENLRWALKAGIDLVALSFVRHGSDIDRVHEIMDEEGRTVPVIAKLEKPQAIENLDEIIDVFDAVMVARGDMAVECPLEEVPLIQKQIIEKARLQAKPVIVATQMLESMIHAPRPTRAEAADVANAILDGADGVMTSAETSVGDFPGETVRTMAKIVESTEARGLDKIAKIDWDPHTTSGIMSKAAAEIAERAEAKFIVAFTKSGDTARRIARLRPSTPLIVFTSDETTTKTLAWVWGAHAVVTPVFKNAEELYRWVNAYLRDKGFVPIGDRVVVLSGSPMDIPGKTNNLRILRIKEDD, from the coding sequence GTGCGTAGAGCTAAGATTGTGAATACCCTTGGGCCCGCTGTGACCAGCCATGACGCCATGAAGGAGCTCATGGAGGCTGGCATGAATATTGCCCGTCTCAACATGAGCCACGGCGACTACTCCGAGCACCAGGAGCGTCTTGACCTGGTTCGCTCGGTCTCGAAAGAGCTTGGTCTCAACGTGGCAGCCTTGGCCGACCTCCAAGGCCCGAAGATCCGTACCGGCCTGTTCGAGAAGGCCGAAGGAGAGTCGAACGGCAAGATCGACCTCAAGATTGGTGGCAAGTTCACTATCACCACTGACGACATTGTGGGCAATCAGGAGCGCGTCTCCACCACTTTCAAGGGTCTGCCCCAGGACTGCAAGCCCGGCGACGTCATCCTCATCGACGACGGCAAGACCGTCCTCCAGGTTGACTCTGTGAGCGGCAACGACGTCAATTGTCACTGCACTGTCGCTGGCCCGGTTGGCGACCACAAGGGCATCAACCTCCCCGGTGTTGCCGTGTCTATTCCCGCCCTCACCAAAAAGGACGAGGAGAACCTGCGCTGGGCTCTCAAAGCTGGCATCGACCTTGTTGCTCTGTCCTTCGTCCGACACGGCTCTGACATCGACCGTGTCCACGAGATTATGGACGAGGAGGGACGTACCGTCCCCGTTATAGCCAAGCTCGAGAAGCCGCAGGCTATCGAGAACCTGGACGAGATTATTGACGTCTTTGACGCCGTCATGGTTGCTCGTGGCGATATGGCCGTCGAGTGCCCGCTCGAGGAGGTTCCGCTGATCCAAAAGCAGATCATCGAGAAGGCTCGGTTACAGGCTAAGCCCGTCATCGTGGCCACCCAGATGCTCGAGTCGATGATCCACGCTCCCCGCCCGACCCGCGCTGAGGCCGCCGACGTCGCCAACGCCATCCTTGACGGCGCCGACGGCGTCATGACGTCCGCTGAGACCAGCGTTGGTGACTTCCCAGGTGAGACTGTCCGCACCATGGCCAAGATCGTTGAGTCTACTGAGGCCCGTGGCTTGGACAAGATCGCCAAGATCGACTGGGATCCGCACACCACCAGTGGCATCATGTCGAAGGCAGCTGCTGAGATCGCTGAGCGCGCCGAGGCCAAGTTCATCGTGGCCTTTACCAAGTCCGGTGACACCGCCCGTCGTATCGCTCGTCTGCGTCCGAGCACCCCGCTCATCGTTTTCACCTCTGATGAGACCACGACCAAGACCCTCGCCTGGGTCTGGGGCGCTCACGCCGTCGTTACCCCGGTGTTTAAGAATGCGGAGGAGCTGTACCGCTGGGTTAACGCGTACCTGCGCGACAAGGGTTTCGTGCCGATCGGTGACCGCGTCGTCGTGTTGTCCGGTTCCCCGATGGATATTCCGGGTAAGACCAACAATCTGCGCATCCTTCGTATCAAGGAAGATGACTGA
- a CDS encoding RluA family pseudouridine synthase, giving the protein MSVLLVPDGLDGERVDVAAARMSGVSRSRISSLIEDGGVFLDGQQVSRASVRVATGQMLDVDLCDPVATPSITPQIVEGMRIIHDDSDIVVVDKPAGVAAHPSLGWEGPSVVEHLAAAGFAISTSGAPERQGIVQRLDVGTSGLMVVAKSEHAYTLLKQAFRDRTVDKVYLALVQGHPDPFTGTIDAPIGRDHRHDWKMAIVDGGRHSVTHYETVEAFRHATLLKVHLETGRTHQIRVHMAAIKHPCCGDPLYGCDPALAKELGLERQWLHAGELSFTHPGSGEWVTFHADLPADLQNALDVVRQA; this is encoded by the coding sequence GTGAGCGTCCTGTTAGTACCCGACGGTCTTGACGGGGAACGGGTCGATGTCGCTGCTGCTCGCATGAGTGGGGTATCCCGATCCCGGATCAGCAGCCTTATTGAAGACGGCGGGGTCTTTCTGGACGGCCAGCAGGTCTCTCGGGCGTCGGTCCGGGTAGCCACCGGTCAGATGCTTGACGTCGATCTCTGTGATCCTGTCGCGACGCCGTCCATTACCCCCCAGATCGTTGAGGGGATGCGGATCATCCACGACGACTCGGACATTGTCGTCGTTGACAAGCCTGCCGGGGTTGCTGCCCACCCGTCCTTGGGATGGGAGGGGCCAAGTGTCGTCGAGCATCTCGCGGCAGCTGGATTCGCAATTTCCACAAGTGGTGCACCGGAGCGTCAAGGGATCGTTCAGCGTCTTGACGTCGGTACATCCGGACTCATGGTGGTGGCCAAAAGCGAGCACGCTTATACCTTGTTGAAGCAGGCTTTTCGGGACCGCACCGTTGACAAGGTCTATCTCGCCCTGGTGCAGGGCCACCCTGATCCCTTCACAGGTACTATCGACGCTCCGATCGGCCGCGATCACCGTCATGATTGGAAGATGGCCATTGTCGATGGGGGTCGTCACTCGGTGACCCACTATGAGACGGTGGAGGCGTTCCGGCATGCGACCTTGCTCAAAGTACACCTTGAAACCGGTCGGACTCACCAGATTCGCGTGCACATGGCGGCGATCAAGCACCCCTGCTGTGGGGACCCGCTCTACGGTTGCGACCCCGCGCTTGCGAAGGAATTGGGTTTGGAGAGGCAATGGTTGCACGCTGGTGAGCTGTCTTTCACCCATCCGGGCAGTGGCGAGTGGGTAACGTTTCATGCTGATCTTCCGGCGGATCTCCAGAATGCTCTCGATGTGGTGAGGCAAGCCTGA
- a CDS encoding YggT family protein, with amino-acid sequence MILTGTILTWIIEIYTVLLIVRMLMSWVPLLIRGFEPRGVLAVVFEAVYTVTDPPIKFFDRLVPPVGFGNVGFSVGFIIVFVLLAILQRVVIVIFW; translated from the coding sequence ATGATCCTGACTGGCACCATCCTCACCTGGATCATTGAGATCTACACGGTGTTACTCATCGTGCGGATGTTGATGTCCTGGGTACCGCTTCTGATACGGGGTTTCGAGCCGCGCGGTGTCCTTGCTGTAGTGTTTGAGGCGGTCTACACCGTGACTGATCCGCCAATCAAGTTCTTTGATCGTCTGGTGCCGCCGGTGGGATTCGGCAACGTCGGGTTCTCGGTGGGGTTCATCATCGTTTTTGTGCTATTGGCGATACTCCAGCGAGTTGTTATCGTCATCTTCTGGTGA
- a CDS encoding DivIVA domain-containing protein: protein MTLTLEEVRKVRFPMVKRPGEGYRAIEVDDFVDKVEAAFMTLTDENERLKAQVEALRSGEPGEQRPDQDLLNENEHLRAQVEELRSQQNGRSVNSGEVDRAKAAQQDAEKRARQLEQERVSLQSQIEELRQAARRPGQDIDPAEVARLRSENERLGAQLRDAQSLAARSRTSSVAQQPATTDDGVRKLVVTTSAEASPAVVRMVELALADAERVVHEAESEAGRKVQAAETKAHELTVDAQTRAERIESSARVNAEKLTSDAKSNADRVNADAQTRRTELFRELEAERDNLAGRVDHLRSFEASYREALTSHLRAQADNLDQGVFEPAELPELLKSENRVAPGGSSTPRLDALIGRGQQQN from the coding sequence ATGACGCTGACCCTCGAAGAGGTGCGTAAGGTTCGTTTCCCGATGGTCAAACGCCCCGGGGAGGGCTACCGCGCCATTGAAGTTGACGACTTCGTCGACAAGGTTGAAGCGGCGTTTATGACCCTCACCGATGAGAATGAGCGTCTTAAAGCCCAGGTCGAGGCTCTCAGGTCGGGTGAGCCGGGGGAACAGAGGCCGGATCAGGATCTCCTTAACGAGAACGAGCACCTGCGTGCTCAGGTTGAGGAACTCCGCTCCCAGCAGAATGGGCGCTCGGTCAATTCCGGCGAGGTTGACCGTGCCAAAGCTGCTCAGCAGGACGCCGAGAAACGTGCCCGCCAGTTGGAGCAGGAGAGGGTCTCCCTGCAGTCCCAGATCGAGGAGCTGCGTCAGGCTGCACGGCGTCCTGGCCAGGATATTGACCCGGCTGAGGTCGCCCGCCTGCGCAGCGAAAATGAGCGTCTTGGCGCACAGCTTCGTGATGCCCAGTCCCTTGCCGCCCGTAGCCGGACGTCCTCCGTCGCGCAGCAGCCTGCGACGACCGACGACGGGGTCAGGAAGCTCGTTGTCACCACCAGTGCTGAGGCCTCTCCGGCTGTCGTCCGGATGGTTGAGCTTGCTCTTGCGGATGCCGAGCGCGTCGTCCATGAGGCTGAGAGTGAGGCTGGCCGCAAGGTTCAGGCCGCTGAAACCAAGGCCCATGAGCTTACCGTTGATGCCCAGACCCGCGCTGAGCGTATCGAATCTAGTGCCCGTGTCAATGCTGAAAAGTTGACTTCTGACGCTAAGAGCAACGCCGACAGGGTTAATGCTGACGCTCAGACTCGCCGCACGGAGCTCTTCCGTGAGCTTGAGGCTGAGCGCGACAACCTTGCAGGGAGGGTTGATCACTTGCGTTCCTTCGAGGCTAGCTACCGCGAGGCCCTCACTTCCCACCTGCGTGCCCAGGCCGACAACCTTGACCAGGGCGTTTTTGAGCCCGCAGAGTTGCCTGAGCTTCTCAAGTCTGAGAACCGTGTTGCTCCCGGTGGCTCCTCTACCCCGCGTTTGGATGCCCTCATCGGACGCGGCCAGCAGCAAAACTGA
- a CDS encoding fluoride efflux transporter FluC has product MGIPSSASSGTPGADRYRRLEGFLTMAMRSGFLDRRPVLVGLVFLGGCLGTLIRSVIAHAWPSRADGVPWGTLAINLVGAFVLATLLELLVHAGPDRGVRRAVRLCIGTGLLGGFTTYSALTVEAGQRVMSGQWLWGIAYLLTSVAAGALLAWVVIAAVRCVMGKRSS; this is encoded by the coding sequence ATGGGCATCCCATCATCAGCATCGTCTGGTACTCCTGGTGCTGACCGCTATCGTCGACTGGAAGGATTCCTCACCATGGCAATGAGATCGGGATTCCTCGATCGTCGTCCTGTGCTGGTGGGGTTGGTATTTCTGGGGGGATGCCTAGGTACTCTCATACGCTCCGTAATTGCCCATGCGTGGCCGTCCCGGGCAGACGGTGTGCCGTGGGGGACGTTGGCTATCAATCTTGTCGGAGCTTTCGTACTGGCGACTTTGCTCGAGCTGCTCGTCCACGCTGGCCCTGACCGAGGGGTTCGTCGAGCGGTGCGGCTATGCATCGGTACCGGATTGTTAGGTGGATTTACGACTTATTCCGCCCTCACGGTGGAAGCCGGCCAACGTGTGATGTCAGGGCAGTGGTTATGGGGTATTGCCTATCTTTTGACGAGTGTCGCGGCAGGTGCATTGTTGGCATGGGTCGTGATCGCCGCGGTGCGTTGTGTCATGGGTAAAAGATCGTCATGA
- a CDS encoding signal peptidase II — protein MSSNPTVLVGGQLKRWRVVMVAIGVLGYGLDQWTKAEAVARLDPYDPPSWFGGFLTLRLIRNPGAAFSMGSTATVLISLFAIAMLIAVCVWGVPRARHRWSLIACGMLIAGVCGNLTDRIFRAPGPLRGHVVDFMSLPHFAVFNVADIFITSTAILVVVVAVFGHHEDDAG, from the coding sequence GTGAGCTCTAACCCGACCGTGTTGGTAGGTGGGCAGCTGAAGCGCTGGCGCGTCGTCATGGTCGCCATAGGTGTGCTCGGCTACGGACTTGATCAATGGACGAAAGCTGAGGCAGTTGCCCGTCTCGATCCTTACGACCCGCCGAGCTGGTTCGGTGGTTTCCTCACCCTGCGCCTGATCCGCAATCCCGGGGCGGCTTTTTCGATGGGCTCGACAGCCACTGTGTTGATTAGCCTTTTTGCGATCGCCATGCTTATTGCCGTATGCGTGTGGGGGGTGCCTCGCGCTCGTCATCGTTGGTCTCTTATTGCCTGCGGCATGCTCATTGCCGGGGTCTGCGGCAATCTGACCGATCGGATTTTCCGAGCCCCTGGTCCACTGCGTGGCCATGTTGTCGACTTCATGAGCCTGCCGCATTTCGCGGTATTCAACGTTGCCGACATATTCATCACGAGCACCGCCATACTCGTCGTAGTGGTGGCTGTGTTCGGGCACCACGAGGACGATGCAGGTTGA